Proteins co-encoded in one Rhodococcus sp. PAMC28707 genomic window:
- a CDS encoding ABC transporter substrate-binding protein produces the protein MANLNRRGFLTLTGTLAAGAALAACSSPGTSSSGDSATGDANTINFWSNHPGKSQEFEKELISRFQAENPGLTVNLIDGGKNYEEVSQKFNAALSGNDVPDVVVLSDVWWFNYALTGAIEPLDKHFSAAGVDSTDYVDSLLADYNWNGNHWALPYARSTPLFYYNKAVWSQAGLPDRGPATWAEFDEWGPRIQAVVGDGKLAHGLGNAVDYLGWTYEGPIWTFGGSYSEGFDLKFGDEKTIAAGQFLKDMVHTKKYAAVSNDIANDFGAGILASTIASTGDLSTITKSATFEFGTAFLPSSDGKPGCPTGGAGLAIPSKISEERKVNALKFIDFVTNGANTAYFSQNTGYMPVRKSAQQDPSEIAFLAANPNAKTAVDQLAFTRSQDYARVFVPGADKIIGTGLEQIALQNADVATTFASVADQLQQVIDRQITPNLPA, from the coding sequence ATGGCGAATCTCAATCGACGCGGTTTCCTCACTCTCACCGGGACATTGGCCGCCGGTGCGGCGCTCGCAGCATGTAGCAGTCCCGGTACCAGCTCGTCGGGTGACTCAGCAACCGGTGACGCGAACACCATCAACTTCTGGTCGAACCATCCCGGAAAGTCTCAGGAGTTCGAGAAGGAGCTCATCTCGCGCTTCCAAGCCGAGAACCCCGGCCTGACCGTCAACTTGATCGACGGCGGCAAGAACTACGAGGAGGTGTCGCAGAAGTTCAACGCGGCACTGTCCGGCAACGATGTACCCGACGTCGTCGTCCTGTCCGATGTCTGGTGGTTCAACTACGCGCTCACCGGCGCGATCGAACCGCTCGACAAGCACTTCTCCGCGGCAGGCGTCGACTCTACCGATTACGTGGATTCGCTTCTCGCCGACTACAACTGGAACGGAAACCACTGGGCTCTACCGTACGCGCGGTCGACCCCACTGTTCTACTACAACAAGGCCGTCTGGTCGCAGGCGGGATTGCCGGACCGCGGACCCGCCACATGGGCAGAATTCGACGAATGGGGCCCACGCATCCAGGCTGTCGTCGGCGACGGCAAGCTGGCCCACGGCTTGGGCAACGCGGTGGACTACCTCGGCTGGACGTACGAAGGGCCGATCTGGACGTTCGGCGGCAGCTACTCCGAGGGCTTCGATCTGAAGTTCGGTGACGAGAAGACAATTGCCGCAGGCCAATTCCTCAAGGACATGGTCCACACCAAAAAATATGCAGCGGTTTCCAATGACATCGCCAACGACTTCGGCGCAGGCATCCTCGCCTCGACCATTGCATCGACGGGTGACTTGTCCACCATTACCAAGAGCGCGACGTTCGAGTTCGGCACGGCCTTCCTACCGTCGTCGGACGGAAAGCCGGGATGTCCGACGGGTGGAGCCGGACTCGCCATCCCGTCGAAGATCTCCGAGGAACGTAAGGTCAATGCGCTCAAATTCATCGACTTCGTGACCAACGGCGCCAACACTGCGTACTTCTCGCAGAACACCGGGTACATGCCGGTTCGTAAGTCTGCCCAGCAGGATCCGAGCGAGATTGCATTCCTCGCAGCCAACCCGAATGCGAAGACAGCCGTCGACCAGCTCGCGTTCACCCGCAGTCAGGACTACGCGCGCGTCTTCGTTCCAGGTGCCGACAAGATCATCGGTACCGGTCTCGAGCAGATCGCGCTGCAGAACGCCGACGTGGCAACCACATTCGCGAGTGTCGCCGATCAGCTCCAGCAGGTCATCGACCGCCAGATCACCCCGAACCTTCCCGCGTAA